From the Quercus lobata isolate SW786 chromosome 6, ValleyOak3.0 Primary Assembly, whole genome shotgun sequence genome, one window contains:
- the LOC115950458 gene encoding uncharacterized protein LOC115950458, whose product MAIRWFDSFKPNSINSFKQLIQAFGSRFITSSRVPRPLDSLLSLSMREGETLKAYSDRYWEMYNEIEGNYNDVAISIFKRGLPTEYGLRKSLTGKSVTSMRQLMDRINKYKRVEEDQQTGKGKAKVVPQERKDFRSDRFNNNNRPRRDYSEQSGSIRAQAVHAVFREPLHKILEKVKNEPLFQWPSRMAGDPAKGNQNLYCKYHQEPGHTTYDCRNLKNHLDRLVREGKLRHLLHHPVGRQEQTSVEARQSTLRPPIGTINVILTAPGRTGSRPFRVMSVARLPIKADNRESKRAKGMASPILGFSDEDKDGTIQPQNDALVVTLRIGEYDVKRVLVDQGSAVEVMYPNLYKGLKLRPEDLTAYDSPLASFKGKTNTSKSQIRLPVQTGSNIVEVDFIVVDAYSPYTTTVARPWLHTLRAVSSTLHQKVKYLSEGRVKEVIGDQVVAWQCMVFAISQRPSTEPSTSVENGL is encoded by the coding sequence ATGGCGATAAGATGGTTTGACAGCTTCAAGCCAAACTCCATAAATTCTTTTAAGCAGCTAATACAGGCTTTCGGTTCTCGCTTCATAACGAGcagcagggttcctcggcctttaGACTCCCTCCTGTCGttgtccatgcgagaaggagAGACCCTGAAGGCCTACTCAGATAGATATtgggaaatgtataatgagatagagggaAATTACAATGATGTCGCCATCAGCATATTCAAGAGAGGTCTGCCGACAGAGTACGGTTTAAGAAAGTCCTTAACTGGGAAATCGGTCACCAGCatgcgccaactcatggaccgaATCAACAAGTACAAGAGAGTCGAAGAGGACCAACAGACTGGAAAGGGCaaagcgaaggttgtccctcaggagaggaagGACTTTAGGTCGGACCGCTTTAACAACAATAACCGGCCGAGAAGGGATTACTCGGAGCAGTCTGGATCCATCAGAGCACaggcagtccatgctgtgttccgagaaccattACATAAGATCCTAGAGAAAGTAAAGAACGAACCGTTGTTTCAATGGCCAAGTAGGATGGCAGGCGACCCTGCAAAAGGTAACCAGAACCTATATTGCAAATATCACCAAGAACCGGGCCACACCACCTATGACTGCAGGAATCTGAAAAACCACTTGGACCGGCTGGTCCGAGAGGGAAAGTTGAGACACCTCTTACATCATCCTGTTGGACGGCAGGAGCAGACGAGCGTCGAGGCAAGGCAAAGCACATTGAGACCACCCATTggcacgataaatgtcattctcACCGCTCCAGGAAGAACCGGTTCCCGTCCTTTCAGAGTGATGTCAGTGGCCCGACTCCCCATTAAAGCTGACAACCGGGAGTCTAAGAGGGCTAAAGGGATGGCCTCACCCATACTcggattctcggatgaggataaagATGGAACCATCCAGCCCCAAAACGATGCTCTAGTCGTCACACTCAGGATTGGGGAATATGACGTGAAGAGGGTGCTAGTCGATCAGGGCAGTGCTGTGGAGGTAATGTACCCCAACTTGTATAAGGGGCTGAAGCTGCGACCAGAAGACCTGACAGCATATGACTCCCCTTTGGCGAGTTTCAAAGGGAAAACGAACACTTCAAAAAGCCAGATTAGGCTGCCTGTACAGACAGGCTCGAACATAGTAGAGGTGGACTTCATAGTGGTGGACGCATACTCACCCTACACCACCACTGTAGCCAGACCGTGGCTTCATACCCTAAGAGCTGTATCATCAACCTTacaccaaaaggtgaagtacCTGTCGGAGGGTCGGGTCAAAGAAGTGATAGGGGACCAAGTCGTGGCCTGGCAATGCATGGTGTTCGCCATCTCGCAACGACCGAGTACTGAGCCCTCTACCTCTGTCGAGAatggcttatag
- the LOC115995331 gene encoding peroxidase 64-like: MAPIVALFLSSVLIFSVFSPVNSLSYNYYQKTCPHAESMIAYAVKTATSKDKTVPAALLRLHFHDCFIRGCDASVLLNSHGSNKAEKDGPPNLSLHALYVIDSAKKDLETWCPGVVSCADIVALAARDAVALSGGPSWDVPKGRKDGRTSKASETIKLPAPTFTISQLQQSFSQRGLSLDDLVALSGGHTLGFSHCSSFQNRIRNFNATHDVDPLINPSFAAKLKGVCPKNGKSKNAGTTMDPSSTTFDNTYFKLILQKKALFSSDQALLSNPKTKNLVKKFATSREAFSKAFVNSMIKMSSLTGGQEIRKNCRVVN; encoded by the exons ATGGCTCCCATTGTTGCATTATTCTTGAGCTCAGTTCTTATATTTTCAGTGTTTTCTCCAGTGAATTCACTTAGCTATAATTACTACCAAAAAACATGCCCTCATGCTGAATCAATGATTGCTTATGCTGTCAAGACTGCAACGTCGAAAGACAAAACAGTTCCAGCAGCACTACTCCGGTTGCATTTCCATGACTGTTTTATCAGG gGCTGTGATGCTTCTGTGTTGCTAAACTCACATGGGAGCAACAAAGCAGAAAAAGATGGGCCACCTAATCTTTCCTTGCATGCACTTTATGTCATTGACAGTGCAAAAAAAGACTTAGAGACTTGGTGCCCTGGCGTGGTCTCATGCGCTGATATTGTGGCTCTTGCTGCCAGGGATGCTGTTGCCCTA TCTGGAGGTCCAAGTTGGGATGTGCCAAAAGGAAGGAAAGATGGAAGAACATCAAAGGCTAGTGAAACAATCAAATTGCCAGCTCCAACCTTCACCATATCTCAACTGCAGCAAAGCTTCTCTCAAAGAGGTTTGTCCTTGGATGATCTAGTTGCTCTTTCAG GAGGGCATACTCTAGGATTTTCCCACTGTTCATCCTTCCAAAACAGAATCCGCAACTTCAATGCCACGCATGACGTCGACCCCTTGATAAATCCATCCTTTGCTGCAAAGTTAAAGGGTGTTTGTCCCAAAAACGGTAAGTCAAAGAATGCCGGTACCACCATGGATCCCTCTTCAACAACCTTTGATAACACGTACTTCAAGTTGATCCTCCAAAAGAAGGCCCTGTTCTCTTCGGACCAAGCCCTGCTCAGTAATCCGAAAACGAAGAACCTGGTTAAAAAATTTGCCACTTCAAGGGAAGCTTTTAGCAAGGCCTTTGTGAATTCTATGATCAAGATGAGCAGTCTCACTGGTGGACAGGAGATTAGGAAGAATTGTAGGGTAGTAAATTAA
- the LOC115995173 gene encoding uncharacterized protein LOC115995173 — protein MAFAHYMLAVPVESSNHPKISVLNSSFSHSHSLCFASSSHRSKSPYLSILPTFRKIGHKAKSKPQESEVNLAADAFTNFKHLLLPITDRKPYLSEGTRQAVATTAALAKKYGADITVVVIDERQKESLPEHETQLSSIRWHLSEGGFEEFKLLERLGEGNKSTAIIGEVADDLNLDLVVISMEAIHSKHVDANLLAEFIPCPVILLPL, from the exons ATGGCCTTCGCTCACTATATGCTAGCCGTTCCAGTAGAGTCCTCAAACCACCCCAAAATCTCTGTGCTGAACTCATCTTTTTCTCACTCTCACTCCCTctgttttgcttcttcttcGCACCGATCCAAATCTCCTTACCTTTCCATCCTCCCCACCTTTCGTAAAATCGGACATAAAG CTAAGAGTAAGCCGCAAGAATCTGAGGTCAATTTAGCTGCTGATGCCTTTACTAATTTCAAGCATCTTCTTCTGCCAATCACTGATCGGAAACCCTATCTCTCCGAGGGTACAAGACAG GCTGTAGCAACTACTGCTGCTTTGGCAAAGAAGTATGGAGCTGACATCACAGTTGTTG TTATTGATGAAAGGCAGAAAGAATCATTGCCAGAGCATGAGACCCAACTTTCTAGTATCCGCTGGCATCTGTCTGAAG GTGGGTTCGAGGAATTTAAGTTGCTAGAGCGACTGGGGGAAGGGAACAAGTCGACAGCCATCATTGGTGAGGTTGCTGACGATCTGAATCTGGATTTAGTAGTTATTAGCATGGAAGCCATTCATTCCAAGCATGTAGACGCAAACCTGCTGGCTGAGTTCATTCCCTGCCCCGTCATACTTTTGCCTCTGTAA
- the LOC115995332 gene encoding methyltransferase-like protein 23 yields MAGSDSEEPAIPNMTTTSRHNFGDDTAEPVFSISIIENMKEEYGLFVWPCSIVLAEYVWQQRLRFSGSSVVELGAGTCLPGLVAAKVGADVTLTDDANSTEVINNMRRVCDLNKLKCNVLGMTWGVWDASIFSLQPKIILGADVLYDSSAFDDLFATVKFLLQNSPGSVFITSYHNRSGHHLIEFLMVKWGLKCIKLLDGFSLMPSDKASGLSGNIQLAEIVLNNLQP; encoded by the exons ATGGCGGGCAGTGACTCGGAAGAACCGGCCATTCCCAACATGACGACGACATCTCGGCATAATTTCGGTGATGATACTGCCGAACCGGTCTTCTCCATCTCCATCATCGAG AATATGAAAGAAGAGTACGGCCTATTTGTGTGGCCTTGCAGTATCGTTCTCGCCGAGTATGTTTGGCAACAGAGATTGCGCTTTTCCGGGTCTAGCGTCGttgag CTTGGCGCCGGAACTTGCTTGCCTGGTTTGGTTGCTGCGAAAGTGGGTGCTGACGTCACTCTCACAGATGACGCCAATAGTACAGAG GTGATAAACAACATGAGAAGAGTGTGTGACCTGAATAAACTCAAGTGTAAT GTACTCGGAATGACTTGGGGAGTTTGGGATGCATCTATATTCAGTTTACAACCTAAGATTATTCTTGGGGCAGATGTATTGTATGACTCAAGCG CCTTTGATGACCTCTTTGCCACTGTGAAATTCCTGCTCCAAAATTCTCCTGGGTCAGTCTTCATAACATCATATCATAATCGAAG TGGGCATCATCTTATAGAATTCTTGATGGTGAAATGGGGGTTGAAGTGCATAAAGCTTCTTGATGGCTTTTCATTGATGCCATCTGACAAGGCTTCTGGTCTGAGTGGCAACATTCAATTGGCAGAGATTGTTCTGAACAATTTACAGCCTTAG